The following proteins are co-located in the Paenibacillus sp. JNUCC32 genome:
- a CDS encoding chemotaxis protein CheW: MGEEIKVIVFRLGEEEYGIEVDKVQTIERMMPITRVPKTFAFVKGVINLRGVVIPVINLRGRFGLEEVEATDQTRVIIVAVNDMQVGFIVDSASDVIDLNTDSIDSPPEVVGGIKAKYLRGVAKVGEERLLVMLNLSEVLNKSEIIQLEGLEE, from the coding sequence ATGGGAGAAGAAATCAAGGTTATCGTCTTTAGACTTGGCGAGGAAGAATACGGCATCGAGGTGGACAAGGTTCAAACCATCGAAAGAATGATGCCCATTACGCGCGTTCCCAAAACCTTTGCTTTCGTAAAAGGGGTTATCAACCTACGAGGCGTCGTCATCCCAGTGATCAATCTGCGCGGCCGATTCGGTCTGGAAGAGGTTGAAGCAACCGATCAGACACGGGTTATTATCGTAGCGGTCAATGATATGCAGGTTGGCTTTATCGTGGATTCGGCAAGTGATGTCATCGATCTGAATACGGACAGCATTGACTCTCCACCTGAGGTTGTCGGCGGAATTAAAGCGAAATACCTTCGCGGTGTCGCGAAGGTAGGAGAGGAGCGCCTTCTCGTCATGCTGAATTTGTCCGAAGTGTTGAACAAGAGTGAGATCATTCAGCTGGAAGGCCTTGAGGAGTAG
- a CDS encoding DUF342 domain-containing protein, whose amino-acid sequence MSVDYALDQYFSVSLSDDKVVAYIQFTKWEKDFSCSVEALEQFLRSHQIRYGIQYDTLRRIADHGEEYQYSRTPIAMGTEPTHGQNGKIQFTVDFGNETNLKPLEDEDGKVDFKEVIRLNNVKKGQLLATRIPPTKGVPGTAVTGEEIPSKPGKEAHFKVGKNVVVNAEKSAMYAALDGLLTKTEKGKINVFPVYEINGDVDYSIGNIDFVGTVVIRGNVLTGFKIKAAGDIRVTGFVEGAELEAEGSIDISGGIIGYNKGYVKAGQDVKSSFIQDGNVVAGASVFVSQSIMHSNIRAVQNIECNGMKGLVVGGILQAGEKVVARTIGNSMSTATVIEVGVLPELRNELADLRAQLKLSLESMDKTDKALYLLNQLASSGQLSPDKLALRIKLNATKKSNMAEQADIKERMLEIEKMLEDTGKAKVNVVKTIYGGAKIVIGRYTRFVKDPTQRVSFYYHEGDITMVPLL is encoded by the coding sequence TTGTCTGTAGATTATGCATTGGATCAATACTTTAGCGTTTCGCTATCGGATGACAAGGTCGTCGCCTATATACAGTTCACCAAGTGGGAGAAGGATTTTTCTTGCTCCGTCGAGGCTCTTGAACAGTTTCTCAGAAGCCATCAGATTCGGTATGGCATTCAATATGATACCTTGCGGCGAATCGCGGACCATGGGGAGGAATATCAATATAGCAGAACGCCGATTGCCATGGGAACGGAACCGACGCACGGACAGAACGGTAAAATTCAGTTTACCGTCGATTTCGGGAATGAGACGAATCTGAAGCCGCTGGAGGACGAGGACGGCAAAGTGGACTTCAAAGAAGTGATTCGTTTAAATAATGTAAAGAAGGGCCAGCTGTTGGCTACCCGAATCCCGCCTACGAAGGGTGTGCCTGGAACTGCGGTCACCGGCGAAGAGATACCGAGCAAGCCGGGAAAGGAAGCACATTTCAAGGTGGGGAAGAACGTGGTGGTCAACGCCGAGAAAAGCGCCATGTACGCCGCGCTTGACGGACTGCTCACCAAAACCGAAAAAGGCAAAATCAATGTGTTCCCGGTATATGAGATTAACGGGGACGTGGATTACAGCATTGGCAATATCGATTTTGTCGGTACGGTGGTCATTCGCGGGAATGTGCTGACCGGGTTCAAAATCAAGGCGGCAGGGGACATTCGAGTCACGGGCTTTGTGGAAGGTGCCGAGCTGGAGGCTGAAGGATCCATTGATATATCAGGCGGGATCATCGGCTATAACAAGGGTTACGTAAAGGCGGGCCAGGACGTCAAAAGCTCGTTCATTCAGGATGGCAACGTCGTTGCGGGCGCCAGCGTATTCGTGTCGCAGAGCATCATGCATTCCAATATACGTGCTGTCCAGAATATCGAATGCAACGGGATGAAAGGGCTCGTAGTGGGCGGCATTCTGCAAGCCGGGGAAAAGGTCGTTGCGCGCACGATCGGAAACAGCATGTCGACGGCTACCGTCATTGAAGTGGGCGTTCTTCCCGAGCTGCGGAATGAACTGGCGGATCTAAGAGCCCAATTGAAGCTTTCATTAGAGAGCATGGACAAAACCGATAAAGCGCTTTATCTCTTGAACCAGTTGGCTTCCTCCGGACAATTGTCGCCGGACAAGCTGGCGCTGCGAATCAAGCTGAATGCGACCAAAAAATCCAACATGGCAGAGCAAGCCGACATCAAGGAACGCATGCTGGAAATCGAGAAGATGCTGGAGGATACCGGCAAAGCCAAAGTGAATGTGGTAAAGACGATCTACGGCGGCGCCAAAATCGTCATCGGGCGGTACACCCGATTTGTTAAGGATCCCACGCAGCGGGTCTCTTTTTACTATCATGAAGGAGATATCACCATGGTTCCGTTGTTGTAG
- a CDS encoding chemotaxis protein CheC, with the protein MDVLKEVGNIGAGNAATALSRLLNKPIDMAVPKVQLLPFEQIAESVGGSEQLVLAVFLRVEGSAPGNLFFIMSPEAGKNLLLNLAGIEVSEEEPFSEMEQSALCEIGNILSGSYLSSLADFTNLSMTPTVPALAMDMAGAILSYGLLQFGEMGDDALLINTTFLEGQNEVEGQFFLIPDPQSFAQIFEALGVPLEHD; encoded by the coding sequence ATGGATGTTTTGAAGGAAGTGGGAAACATCGGAGCGGGCAATGCGGCAACCGCCCTCTCCCGTTTGCTTAACAAGCCTATTGATATGGCGGTTCCTAAGGTTCAACTCCTGCCGTTCGAACAGATTGCCGAAAGCGTCGGGGGGAGCGAACAGCTCGTACTTGCCGTATTTTTACGGGTTGAAGGAAGCGCTCCGGGGAATCTCTTCTTTATTATGAGTCCGGAAGCGGGGAAGAACCTTCTGCTGAATCTGGCGGGCATTGAAGTATCGGAGGAGGAGCCATTCTCCGAGATGGAGCAGTCCGCCTTATGCGAGATCGGAAATATTTTGTCAGGCTCGTACTTATCGTCGCTCGCTGACTTCACCAATCTGTCCATGACACCCACGGTGCCGGCATTGGCAATGGATATGGCAGGTGCCATCCTGAGTTATGGATTGCTGCAATTCGGAGAAATGGGAGACGATGCCCTCTTAATCAACACGACGTTCCTGGAAGGGCAAAACGAGGTGGAAGGCCAATTCTTCCTCATACCTGATCCACAATCATTTGCTCAAATATTCGAAGCTTTGGGAGTGCCTTTAGAGCATGATTGA
- a CDS encoding chemotaxis protein CheA encodes MDMNQYLTMFIDESNDHLQSLNENMLQLESNPDDIGIVQIIFRSAHTLKGMAATMGFEDLASLTHQMENVLDLVRNEKLKMQDFIFDTLFKSLDALESMVQDITEGGDGKADVSAIVASLQSIVRGEGASANGGSVEGNNAAVAVQGIELDEFQFSVLDQSISEGHKVLYIQVTLREDCQLKAVRAYMVFEALERSGEIVKTYPDVQEIEQGEFDRVFSLYYITQRETQDIESQILGVSEIEAATVVALDHESLQQMVQESAATAEAVKPEAPSVAPAAGVSTEAKSAPAPAKESKAPARNAGGGNPSRTIRVDIERLDVLMNLFSELLIDRVRLEQLASESRNQELTDTVEHMSRVSSDLQNIVLKLRMVPVDTVFNRFPRMVRDLAKTLDKKIDLIITGADTELDRTVIDEIGDPLVHLLRNSADHGVEPVADRIAAGKPETGTVHLRAFHSGNNVFIEIEDDGRGIYRDKILKNALAKGVVTETEAASMTDDEVNQLLFAPGFSTAEKISDVSGRGVGLDVVKSKIVALGGNVTIYSTPGKGTNFSVQLPLTLSIIAAMLIRMGSEKYAIPLSSIVETGIIKRGQIKHVHGSRMIQFRESMIPVISLSRLFEVPDFDEEREEETEIVVIRKGDRLAALTIDDFIGQSEIVIKNLGKYLPAIQGVSGATILGDGQVALIIDANAFIK; translated from the coding sequence ATGGACATGAATCAATATTTGACAATGTTTATTGATGAGTCAAATGATCATCTGCAATCATTAAATGAAAACATGCTTCAATTAGAAAGCAACCCGGACGATATCGGGATCGTACAGATTATTTTCCGATCGGCTCATACGTTGAAAGGCATGGCGGCAACGATGGGATTTGAGGATCTGGCTTCTCTTACCCACCAGATGGAAAACGTGCTGGATCTTGTCCGGAACGAAAAGCTTAAGATGCAGGATTTTATCTTTGACACGCTCTTCAAAAGCTTGGACGCTCTTGAATCGATGGTGCAGGATATTACCGAAGGCGGCGACGGGAAGGCGGACGTGTCCGCTATTGTAGCTTCCTTGCAGTCCATTGTGCGCGGAGAAGGCGCCTCGGCTAACGGGGGATCTGTCGAAGGGAATAACGCCGCTGTGGCCGTTCAGGGAATCGAATTGGATGAGTTTCAATTTTCCGTGCTGGATCAATCGATTTCAGAAGGTCATAAGGTTCTATATATCCAAGTGACATTGCGAGAGGATTGCCAACTCAAGGCGGTTCGGGCCTACATGGTATTCGAAGCGCTGGAGAGATCCGGTGAAATCGTCAAGACCTATCCGGACGTTCAAGAGATTGAACAAGGTGAATTCGATCGCGTATTTTCGTTGTATTACATAACGCAAAGAGAAACGCAAGATATTGAAAGCCAGATTCTGGGCGTTTCAGAGATTGAAGCTGCGACAGTGGTGGCGCTCGATCATGAATCCTTGCAGCAAATGGTTCAGGAGAGCGCGGCTACAGCCGAAGCGGTAAAGCCCGAAGCTCCTTCTGTAGCTCCGGCGGCCGGGGTTTCAACGGAAGCCAAAAGCGCTCCGGCGCCTGCCAAAGAATCCAAGGCACCTGCGCGTAATGCGGGGGGAGGCAATCCTTCCAGAACGATCCGGGTCGATATCGAACGGCTGGATGTATTGATGAATCTGTTCAGCGAGCTTCTGATTGACCGGGTGCGCCTGGAGCAGCTGGCCAGCGAGTCCAGGAACCAGGAGCTGACGGACACGGTTGAGCATATGAGCCGCGTAAGCAGCGATTTGCAGAATATCGTCCTGAAGCTGCGCATGGTGCCAGTGGATACGGTATTCAACCGTTTTCCTAGGATGGTGCGGGACCTTGCCAAAACATTGGACAAGAAGATCGACTTGATTATTACCGGGGCCGACACGGAGCTGGACCGCACGGTGATCGACGAGATCGGCGACCCTCTGGTCCACTTGCTGCGGAACTCGGCTGACCATGGCGTCGAACCTGTTGCCGACCGCATAGCAGCCGGTAAACCGGAGACCGGTACCGTGCACCTGCGCGCGTTCCATAGCGGCAACAATGTGTTCATCGAGATTGAAGACGACGGGCGCGGCATCTACCGCGATAAAATTTTGAAGAATGCGCTGGCCAAAGGCGTCGTCACGGAGACCGAGGCAGCGTCCATGACCGATGACGAGGTGAATCAGCTGCTGTTCGCTCCCGGATTCAGCACGGCCGAGAAAATTTCGGATGTATCCGGCCGCGGCGTAGGGCTCGACGTCGTTAAATCGAAGATTGTTGCCTTGGGCGGTAACGTCACGATCTACTCCACCCCGGGAAAAGGCACTAATTTTTCGGTTCAGCTTCCATTAACGCTGTCCATCATTGCAGCCATGCTGATCCGGATGGGATCGGAGAAATATGCGATTCCGTTGTCTTCCATCGTTGAAACGGGCATCATCAAGCGCGGGCAAATCAAACATGTGCACGGAAGCCGCATGATTCAGTTCCGGGAGTCGATGATACCGGTGATCTCGCTTAGCCGTTTGTTTGAAGTTCCGGATTTTGATGAGGAGCGGGAAGAGGAAACGGAGATTGTTGTGATCCGCAAAGGGGATCGTTTGGCTGCGCTCACCATCGATGATTTTATCGGACAGAGTGAAATCGTCATTAAAAACCTGGGCAAATATTTGCCTGCCATACAAGGGGTATCCGGCGCGACCATTCTTGGAGATGGACAAGTGGCTCTTATTATCGACGCAAATGCATTTATCAAATAA
- a CDS encoding FliA/WhiG family RNA polymerase sigma factor, whose protein sequence is MDERKTSVLNHADLWSAWKEDGDHEAKKKLIEYHLHIVDYVSSRLAIGLPKNVSKGDLASNGVMGLIDAIEKFDYKRGLQFETYASWRVRGAILDSLRQGDWVPRSVREKAKKIETAYQQLEQKYLRSVSDSEMSDYLDVTEKEFRHMLQEVAVMTLTSLEDPIREEESETRMSLLVDEKAKNPDHKVHEFYLREALMKGIGKLTPKERTVVSLLYYEDLSLSEIAEVMSLSPSRISQLHSKAILRLRGALDKDRDLLMQND, encoded by the coding sequence TTGGACGAACGTAAAACTTCCGTCCTTAACCATGCGGATTTATGGAGCGCATGGAAGGAAGATGGAGACCATGAAGCGAAGAAGAAACTTATCGAATATCATTTGCACATCGTTGACTATGTTTCAAGCCGATTGGCCATCGGTCTTCCGAAGAACGTTTCTAAGGGAGATTTGGCCAGCAATGGGGTAATGGGTCTGATTGACGCCATCGAGAAGTTCGATTACAAACGAGGGCTGCAATTCGAAACCTATGCCTCTTGGCGGGTGCGGGGTGCTATTCTGGATTCGCTGCGCCAAGGGGATTGGGTACCGCGTTCTGTCCGTGAGAAGGCGAAGAAGATTGAAACTGCATATCAGCAGTTGGAACAGAAGTATTTACGCAGCGTCAGTGATTCCGAGATGAGCGATTACCTTGACGTGACCGAGAAGGAGTTCCGGCACATGCTGCAGGAAGTGGCGGTCATGACATTGACATCTTTGGAAGATCCGATCCGCGAGGAGGAGTCTGAGACCCGAATGTCGCTCCTGGTTGATGAGAAAGCGAAGAATCCGGATCACAAGGTCCATGAATTTTATCTGCGAGAAGCCCTGATGAAGGGTATCGGTAAATTAACCCCGAAAGAGCGGACCGTAGTTTCCTTATTATATTATGAGGATTTATCACTCAGCGAAATAGCTGAAGTGATGTCGCTATCACCTTCACGAATATCTCAGCTTCATTCCAAAGCGATTTTGAGACTTCGGGGCGCGCTCGATAAAGATCGGGATTTGCTGATGCAAAACGATTGA
- a CDS encoding protein-glutamate methylesterase/protein-glutamine glutaminase, with amino-acid sequence MKPFRVLVVDDSAFMRKIFSDFIERDKSFQVVGTAENGLDAVEKVKELNPDVITLDVEMPEMNGLDALKLIMDAGPRPVIMLSGLNEQGMRETILALEAGAFDFIRKPSISNALDIEQVRSELMKQLNAAMQAKQRRALWEEEEQKRRSADITLPLSPKPSETTPKKKPQVKETRPAAKGTDQRGKPAEPLRMPVSRSAGEKAALPDVPELSGFKRKRVERKNEAESAPAVLPKNESRPPREANAQPSTDLKDLVAVGCSTGGPRALKAFLEKIPGDFHAPIVIVQHMPPNFTKSLAQRLNSFSQLEVMEAEHGMVLEPGKAYIAPGGSHMRVHRSEGGAYQIRISQDETRNGHRPSVDVLFESLLPLTSVTRHAILMTGMGSDGARMMKELYDAGVTSTFAESEQTCVVYGMPRSAVELGCVSHVLPLHEIAPRMVQAVNNGK; translated from the coding sequence ATGAAGCCTTTTCGTGTGCTCGTCGTGGACGATTCCGCATTTATGAGGAAAATCTTTTCCGATTTCATCGAGCGCGACAAGTCTTTCCAGGTTGTCGGGACAGCCGAGAACGGGCTTGACGCTGTTGAGAAAGTAAAGGAACTGAATCCTGACGTCATTACGCTTGATGTAGAAATGCCGGAAATGAACGGGCTGGATGCTTTGAAACTCATTATGGATGCGGGACCCCGTCCGGTTATCATGTTATCCGGCCTTAATGAACAAGGCATGAGGGAGACCATTCTTGCCCTCGAGGCAGGAGCGTTTGATTTTATACGAAAGCCTTCCATATCGAATGCGCTTGATATTGAGCAGGTGCGTTCCGAATTGATGAAGCAGCTGAATGCGGCGATGCAGGCTAAACAGCGGAGGGCCTTGTGGGAAGAAGAAGAGCAGAAACGGCGGAGTGCGGACATCACGCTTCCTCTTTCGCCAAAGCCTTCTGAGACGACGCCGAAAAAGAAGCCGCAGGTGAAAGAAACGAGACCGGCGGCCAAAGGAACGGATCAGCGCGGCAAGCCGGCTGAACCGCTTCGCATGCCGGTTTCCCGCTCGGCCGGGGAGAAGGCGGCTCTCCCGGATGTACCGGAGCTTTCCGGTTTCAAGCGAAAACGGGTTGAACGCAAAAATGAAGCGGAGTCGGCCCCAGCCGTGCTTCCCAAGAACGAGAGCCGCCCGCCGAGAGAGGCAAATGCCCAGCCGTCAACTGACCTGAAAGATTTGGTGGCGGTCGGCTGTTCAACGGGTGGCCCAAGAGCATTAAAAGCTTTTCTCGAGAAAATTCCCGGCGACTTCCATGCCCCGATCGTCATCGTCCAGCATATGCCGCCGAATTTCACCAAATCGCTTGCCCAGCGCCTGAATTCATTCAGTCAGCTGGAGGTCATGGAAGCAGAACACGGCATGGTATTAGAGCCGGGCAAGGCATACATTGCTCCGGGCGGCAGCCACATGAGGGTTCATCGCTCGGAAGGCGGTGCATACCAAATCAGGATAAGCCAGGATGAGACTCGCAACGGCCATCGCCCGTCGGTGGATGTGCTGTTCGAATCCCTGCTGCCGTTGACCTCGGTCACGCGGCACGCCATTCTGATGACCGGCATGGGGAGCGATGGAGCGAGAATGATGAAGGAGCTTTACGATGCCGGCGTGACATCCACCTTTGCCGAGAGCGAGCAAACCTGCGTCGTATACGGGATGCCGAGATCTGCCGTCGAGCTGGGATGCGTAAGCCACGTTTTGCCGCTTCATGAAATTGCACCGAGGATGGTTCAAGCTGTAAATAACGGAAAGTGA
- a CDS encoding chemotaxis protein CheD produces the protein MIEEQAIVKVAMADLNVAGPNGILRTTGLGSCVGLTLYDPVTKIGGMAHVMLPSSAIAREGQLNLAKYADTALPILLNKMRNLGASPARMVAKMAGGAQMFAFAGSGDTMRIGPRNVESCKAGLEQMGITLIAEDTGGNYGRTVELDCATGKFTIRSVQKGIKEL, from the coding sequence ATGATTGAAGAACAAGCAATAGTGAAAGTAGCCATGGCGGATCTGAACGTCGCAGGTCCAAACGGTATATTGCGTACAACGGGACTCGGCTCATGCGTAGGACTGACGTTATATGATCCGGTCACGAAGATTGGCGGCATGGCGCATGTCATGCTGCCATCCTCGGCGATTGCCAGGGAGGGGCAGCTGAATCTGGCCAAATACGCCGATACGGCTCTTCCGATCCTGCTGAACAAGATGAGGAATTTGGGGGCGTCTCCGGCGCGGATGGTAGCCAAAATGGCCGGAGGGGCTCAGATGTTTGCTTTTGCGGGTTCGGGCGATACGATGCGCATCGGTCCCCGGAATGTGGAGTCATGCAAAGCGGGACTCGAGCAGATGGGAATCACGCTGATAGCCGAGGACACCGGAGGAAATTACGGGAGAACCGTTGAGTTGGACTGCGCAACGGGTAAGTTTACAATACGAAGCGTACAAAAGGGCATAAAGGAATTGTAG